The following are encoded in a window of Sinorhizobium sojae CCBAU 05684 genomic DNA:
- a CDS encoding tryptophan 7-halogenase, translated as MLDLTNAKRIGIIGGGIVGWLAAIALRRVFDVDVDVTVIEAPTVFPLGPGEGGSLNLIDTLCRNELDLDVFIGEAGATHKLGVLYENWRGGGIPDRYYRMFGGSGIPEIECRVGGFFPLLSARIAAGENLHTCIPGFELIIKKASQVEIDELLATGESGLYPSFHFNHAGFERYLRA; from the coding sequence ATGCTGGATCTGACGAATGCGAAGCGCATAGGAATTATCGGCGGCGGCATTGTCGGTTGGCTTGCAGCGATAGCGCTTCGCCGTGTTTTCGACGTTGATGTCGATGTAACGGTCATAGAGGCTCCGACGGTGTTTCCGCTTGGCCCAGGGGAGGGGGGCTCGCTCAACCTGATTGACACGTTGTGTCGCAATGAGCTCGACCTGGACGTTTTCATTGGTGAAGCCGGCGCCACCCACAAGCTTGGTGTGCTCTATGAGAATTGGAGGGGTGGAGGAATCCCGGATCGCTACTACCGCATGTTCGGCGGATCGGGCATACCGGAAATCGAATGTCGCGTCGGCGGTTTCTTCCCTCTGCTGTCGGCGAGAATTGCCGCAGGTGAGAACCTTCACACGTGCATCCCTGGCTTTGAGTTAATCATAAAGAAGGCATCGCAAGTGGAAATCGACGAGTTGCTGGCAACGGGTGAGTCTGGACTCTACCCTTCGTTTCACTTCAATCACGCCGGCTTCGAGCGATACCTAAGAGCCTGA